One part of the Candidatus Bathyarchaeota archaeon genome encodes these proteins:
- a CDS encoding cofactor-independent phosphoglycerate mutase, producing MKYILIVGDGMADYPLAELGNKTPLQAAVKPNMDSIAAKGRSGLLKTVPDQCTPGSDTAICSLLGYDPRIYDTGRGPLEAPSRGIKLGPNDAAFRCNLITEADGAIADYSAGHITTPEAQQLIGAVKAKYDLPGKIEFYSGLDYRHFLILRSFPHPEQILCTPPHDVMGVAVSEVLPKASLAEAEPDAQMLRNMILNSKDFLQNHPVNAARAAAGKRRGNMIWFWGGGKKPSMPTLKAKYGIKSAVISAVDLVKGIGAYAGMEIISVEGATGLYDTNYEGKADAALKALETNDLVFVHVEAPDEAGHVGDYKLKVKTIEDLDKRCIGRIMAGLKEPCAIAVLPDHPTPIKTRTHSRDPVPFAIASPKVNPDAVRKFDEESAKQGGYGLVENDYLISLLLSSGA from the coding sequence GTGAAGTACATACTCATCGTCGGAGACGGCATGGCCGATTATCCCCTTGCCGAATTGGGTAATAAAACGCCGCTTCAAGCCGCAGTTAAACCCAACATGGACAGCATCGCCGCCAAAGGCAGAAGCGGTTTACTTAAAACTGTCCCCGACCAATGCACTCCGGGCTCCGACACCGCCATCTGCTCGCTTCTAGGCTACGACCCCCGAATATACGATACGGGACGCGGCCCCCTTGAAGCGCCCTCACGGGGCATAAAGCTGGGTCCAAACGACGCGGCTTTCAGATGCAACCTCATCACCGAAGCAGACGGCGCCATCGCCGACTACTCCGCGGGGCACATAACCACCCCCGAGGCGCAGCAGCTAATCGGTGCCGTCAAAGCCAAATATGACCTGCCCGGCAAAATCGAGTTCTACTCTGGCCTAGACTACAGGCATTTTCTGATCCTTCGCAGCTTCCCCCACCCCGAACAAATCCTCTGCACTCCACCCCACGACGTCATGGGCGTTGCGGTCTCGGAGGTGCTGCCTAAAGCCAGCTTGGCAGAGGCAGAGCCCGACGCGCAGATGCTCCGCAACATGATTCTAAATTCCAAAGATTTTCTGCAAAATCACCCCGTCAACGCCGCACGTGCAGCTGCGGGGAAGCGCAGGGGGAACATGATTTGGTTTTGGGGCGGAGGCAAAAAACCCTCCATGCCCACACTAAAAGCAAAATACGGCATAAAATCCGCGGTGATTTCCGCCGTGGACCTCGTCAAGGGCATCGGCGCCTATGCTGGCATGGAAATCATCTCTGTGGAGGGCGCAACGGGGCTGTATGATACCAATTATGAGGGTAAAGCTGACGCGGCGCTGAAGGCTCTTGAGACCAACGACTTGGTTTTTGTCCATGTGGAGGCTCCCGATGAAGCCGGGCACGTGGGCGATTATAAGCTGAAAGTGAAAACCATCGAGGATTTAGATAAGCGCTGCATCGGCAGAATCATGGCGGGCCTCAAAGAACCCTGTGCAATCGCGGTTTTGCCTGACCACCCCACACCCATAAAAACCAGAACGCATAGCCGCGACCCCGTGCCATTCGCCATCGCATCGCCAAAGGTAAATCCTGATGCCGTCAGAAAATTCGATGAGGAATCCGCAAAGCAAGGCGGATATGGCTTGGTGGAGAATGACTATTTGATTTCGCTGCTGCTTAGCTCCGGAGCCTGA
- a CDS encoding glycosyltransferase: MQLLKTHKVNTAPIEKNTNIEDIIPSLQKAKIQLPEAFYEELASKLNMPYISYAEVKEIYLQEQKSKLVAILPYPVISKYKIIPIEIKGSTVDLAVDNPLDERVLVTIQYLFSAWKINLRVVSSESIDWAINSIYKEIHRDNAMLDLYNRTPDQSAHRVLYPNQKVFIIGTVVAVAVAAILNSVVTFMALFALISIGYFIVNPIKIYVSLRGFKGGRAPTRITQGEMLWTHDEDFPVYTVLIPVFREAGVLEQNMRNMYHLNYPKEKLDIKILMEERDEETINEAKALGLFGSPTRMAEGIPPDEYYEFLKLFDPVVVPSAKVTTKPRACNYGLLRAKGELCVIYDAEDNPDPDQLRKAAIVFMRLPEDVVCLQSKLNFYNADENTLTKWFSIEYANWYEFYLQGLDWIDAPIPLGGTSNHFRKNGLDELGRWDPYNVTEDADLGIRLARQKLRTEMIDTYTYEEATLTAKSWIVQRSRWYKGHLQTYLVHMRSPRKLFKDLGAAKFMKFQLTFGTGVFIPLINPVLWVILGLSLVMPSALGWLIPSYLQPICLFNLAVGNLSYLSIYVASCVKLKKRRYIPYALAMPLYWALLSFASWRGFFQLIRNPYHWDKTSHGVSKVAKQAA, from the coding sequence ATGCAACTACTCAAAACCCACAAAGTAAACACGGCCCCCATCGAAAAAAACACCAACATAGAAGACATCATACCCTCCCTGCAGAAAGCCAAAATCCAGCTACCCGAAGCCTTCTACGAGGAGCTAGCATCAAAACTCAACATGCCCTACATCAGCTACGCCGAAGTTAAAGAAATCTACCTACAAGAACAAAAAAGCAAGCTAGTAGCCATCTTACCCTACCCAGTCATAAGCAAATACAAGATTATCCCCATAGAAATCAAGGGGTCAACGGTGGATTTGGCAGTTGATAACCCCCTCGACGAACGCGTGCTCGTTACAATCCAGTACCTTTTTTCCGCCTGGAAAATTAACCTCCGGGTAGTCTCGTCTGAATCGATAGATTGGGCAATTAACAGCATCTACAAAGAAATCCACAGAGATAACGCGATGCTTGACCTCTACAACCGTACCCCCGACCAATCCGCGCACCGCGTGCTCTACCCAAACCAGAAAGTCTTCATAATTGGCACAGTTGTCGCCGTTGCAGTTGCAGCTATCCTGAACTCTGTAGTCACCTTTATGGCGTTATTTGCCTTAATCAGCATCGGCTACTTCATCGTAAACCCCATTAAAATCTATGTTTCGCTGCGTGGATTTAAGGGAGGCCGAGCCCCCACCCGTATCACTCAGGGCGAAATGCTCTGGACACATGACGAAGACTTTCCAGTTTACACGGTGTTGATTCCAGTGTTTCGGGAAGCGGGAGTGCTTGAGCAGAACATGCGCAACATGTATCACCTCAATTACCCTAAAGAAAAATTAGACATCAAAATCCTAATGGAGGAACGCGACGAAGAAACCATCAACGAAGCCAAAGCGCTGGGGCTCTTCGGGTCACCTACAAGGATGGCGGAAGGCATCCCACCCGATGAATACTACGAGTTCCTCAAACTCTTCGACCCCGTGGTGGTTCCCTCAGCAAAAGTCACAACTAAACCCCGCGCCTGCAACTATGGCCTCCTGCGGGCAAAAGGCGAATTATGCGTCATCTACGATGCAGAGGACAATCCCGACCCTGACCAGCTTCGCAAAGCCGCCATCGTATTCATGCGGCTCCCCGAAGACGTGGTTTGTCTGCAGTCAAAGCTTAATTTCTACAATGCAGACGAGAACACCCTCACCAAATGGTTCAGCATAGAATACGCTAACTGGTACGAGTTTTACCTGCAGGGGCTTGACTGGATTGACGCGCCGATTCCTCTGGGCGGCACAAGCAACCACTTCCGCAAGAATGGACTTGACGAGTTGGGCCGCTGGGACCCCTACAACGTCACCGAAGACGCGGACTTAGGCATAAGGCTGGCGCGGCAGAAGCTTAGGACCGAGATGATAGATACCTACACCTATGAAGAAGCCACCTTAACCGCTAAATCATGGATAGTGCAGCGGTCCCGCTGGTACAAAGGACACCTACAGACGTACCTAGTGCATATGCGTAGCCCACGCAAACTCTTCAAGGATTTGGGAGCAGCCAAATTCATGAAGTTCCAGCTTACCTTCGGAACAGGCGTGTTTATACCACTGATTAACCCGGTGCTCTGGGTTATCCTTGGCCTCTCTTTAGTGATGCCATCTGCATTGGGCTGGTTAATTCCAAGCTATCTGCAACCGATTTGCCTCTTCAACCTGGCAGTAGGCAATCTTTCCTACCTGTCAATCTACGTGGCTTCCTGTGTGAAACTCAAAAAACGCCGCTACATTCCCTATGCATTGGCGATGCCGCTGTACTGGGCGCTTTTGAGTTTTGCAAGCTGGCGAGGCTTTTTCCAATTGATCAGAAATCCCTATCATTGGGACAAAACCAGCCACGGCGTCTCCAAAGTCGCAAAGCAGGCAGCGTAA
- a CDS encoding HAD family hydrolase codes for MLQLKHLPTGVPFNIPLRQKAPFDAVLFDLFDTLVLINNEHDAYMQSLRKAHQYLSANGLNCTFSAFKQTCLKVADRIEHETAVSLEEPHFSSYIERTIAELGRKLKDQTFLAIDAANEFSKEFKKHITVDPQALEVLSLIHRSHKVGVISNLSFSECAWELLEEHHLIEFLDLTVVSGDINLRKPHPHIFNMALRYLGVEASDAVFVGDNLETDVLGSKRAGLTSVHIKRRNQTASAIRPHLAINQLSQLLPLLDIDPAQLAAVTGQTGVVCPLYQ; via the coding sequence CCCCTTCGCCAGAAAGCACCTTTCGACGCAGTCCTCTTTGACCTATTTGACACCTTGGTTTTGATAAACAACGAACATGACGCATACATGCAGAGCCTACGCAAAGCCCACCAGTACCTCTCTGCGAACGGATTAAACTGCACCTTCAGCGCCTTCAAACAAACCTGCCTAAAAGTAGCCGACCGAATCGAGCATGAAACCGCTGTTTCGCTGGAGGAACCCCATTTCAGCAGCTATATCGAGAGAACAATCGCTGAACTGGGCAGAAAACTTAAAGACCAAACTTTCCTCGCCATAGACGCAGCTAACGAGTTCTCCAAAGAATTCAAGAAACACATAACAGTGGACCCTCAAGCCCTAGAGGTTCTTTCGCTTATCCACCGAAGCCACAAAGTAGGCGTCATATCTAATCTCTCATTCTCGGAGTGCGCATGGGAACTCCTCGAAGAGCATCACCTCATAGAGTTTCTGGACCTGACCGTGGTGAGCGGCGACATAAACCTGCGTAAACCTCACCCGCATATCTTCAATATGGCCCTGCGGTATCTGGGCGTTGAGGCTTCAGATGCGGTTTTTGTGGGTGACAACTTGGAAACCGACGTGCTGGGTTCAAAGAGAGCAGGTCTGACCTCGGTTCATATTAAACGCAGAAACCAAACCGCCTCAGCTATCCGACCGCATCTAGCGATAAATCAGCTTAGCCAACTCCTGCCTCTTTTAGATATTGACCCTGCACAATTAGCTGCTGTAACGGGTCAAACCGGCGTTGTCTGCCCCCTATATCAGTAA
- a CDS encoding PKD domain-containing protein, whose protein sequence is MPSPQGKIFLVIIVALLFVGSVGKAEATWVQSGGPTANGILSIFMIDGNNGWALAGNPTIILHWDGSQWTLNKQTDCYLLDIFMLNSQVGWAVGSRTVLNQTSSVIMYFDGEKWTEDSSVPNTNGLTSISMVDGNNGWATGNNGRILKWSQHQWVEDQGESFYGLTSVCMISPSEGWAVGKYGNILRYNGQSWLKFSSPTTCTLQSVSKGSPTQVWAVGEHGTIIFFDGLNWVNKTSGTEYDLNEVHMVNNKDGWIVGASGILMHWMGQSWSITQSPTGQYLDALFMLSTSDFWIGGAAGELWHWHVNAPTAHFMVAQVEDGKVTFNAQASQCFDGSIIKYEWDFGDGQRIETTEATIEHTFQKGGSFNVTLTVKDSNYLSSNLFFQSVEIDFFVIPWLLIEVAVPSAIIIITPVGAVIWWKRKKKQNPLSGVLPLGWQFYTKPTTGEPPGTIFRITSDKKKFWVKQLDVQIHPCDESAAKYTRKATMGILLRFNGLETVSINQKSSSFQQVTFEMKEPIGEATYDADLDPLLSKWLDSPNFEFRPEDRYFVIRDATKTKAINYKLTRQQFTALKEQAALKKLQQATQLNNNDQEQFVFPQKFSAHMRIMFNAEEIKMKPVKGKIKLSHHRVKGVLEWTE, encoded by the coding sequence ATGCCCTCTCCTCAGGGTAAAATATTCTTAGTAATAATTGTAGCATTGCTTTTTGTTGGTTCAGTTGGCAAAGCAGAAGCCACGTGGGTTCAAAGCGGTGGGCCAACGGCAAATGGAATTCTGTCGATTTTTATGATTGATGGTAATAATGGGTGGGCTTTAGCTGGCAATCCAACAATTATTCTTCATTGGGATGGAAGCCAATGGACCCTTAACAAGCAAACAGATTGTTATCTCTTAGACATTTTTATGCTCAACTCCCAAGTGGGTTGGGCAGTGGGAAGCAGAACAGTGTTAAACCAAACCTCTTCTGTTATTATGTACTTCGATGGTGAAAAATGGACAGAAGATAGCTCGGTTCCAAATACCAATGGCTTGACTTCCATCTCAATGGTTGATGGCAACAATGGATGGGCTACGGGAAACAACGGCAGAATACTGAAGTGGTCTCAACACCAATGGGTTGAGGATCAAGGCGAAAGCTTCTATGGGTTGACTTCTGTTTGCATGATTTCCCCGTCTGAAGGGTGGGCTGTAGGAAAATACGGAAATATTTTACGCTATAACGGTCAAAGCTGGCTTAAATTTTCTAGCCCCACTACCTGCACTCTTCAGTCGGTATCTAAGGGTAGCCCCACGCAAGTGTGGGCTGTTGGAGAACATGGTACCATAATTTTTTTTGATGGATTAAATTGGGTGAACAAAACTAGCGGAACTGAATATGATTTAAATGAAGTACACATGGTGAATAATAAAGACGGGTGGATAGTGGGAGCCTCTGGTATTTTGATGCACTGGATGGGGCAAAGCTGGAGTATTACTCAAAGCCCAACGGGGCAGTATCTTGATGCTTTGTTTATGTTAAGCACCAGTGACTTCTGGATTGGGGGCGCTGCGGGAGAATTATGGCATTGGCATGTAAATGCACCTACCGCACATTTTATGGTAGCACAGGTAGAAGATGGAAAAGTAACTTTTAACGCTCAAGCCAGTCAATGTTTTGATGGGAGTATCATAAAATATGAATGGGATTTTGGAGATGGACAACGAATTGAAACTACCGAAGCAACTATTGAACACACTTTCCAGAAGGGAGGCAGCTTTAATGTTACACTTACAGTCAAAGACAGCAACTACCTGTCTTCCAATTTATTTTTTCAGTCCGTAGAAATAGATTTTTTTGTAATCCCTTGGCTCTTGATTGAGGTTGCAGTTCCCTCAGCAATCATCATTATAACGCCGGTAGGTGCAGTGATTTGGTGGAAACGTAAAAAGAAACAAAACCCCTTATCCGGAGTTTTACCGCTCGGGTGGCAGTTTTACACGAAACCAACGACAGGCGAACCACCCGGGACCATTTTCCGAATTACGTCGGATAAGAAGAAGTTCTGGGTGAAACAGCTTGATGTACAGATTCATCCTTGTGATGAGAGCGCTGCAAAGTACACTCGAAAAGCAACCATGGGTATCCTTCTCCGTTTTAATGGCTTGGAGACTGTTAGTATCAACCAGAAATCAAGTAGCTTTCAACAAGTGACTTTTGAAATGAAGGAGCCTATTGGAGAAGCAACCTACGATGCGGACCTTGATCCCCTGTTAAGTAAATGGCTGGATAGTCCAAACTTCGAGTTTAGACCTGAGGACAGATACTTTGTTATTAGAGACGCAACAAAAACTAAAGCAATCAACTATAAACTGACGCGACAACAGTTCACTGCGTTAAAAGAGCAAGCGGCTTTAAAGAAGCTTCAGCAGGCAACGCAACTTAATAACAACGATCAAGAGCAATTCGTTTTTCCACAGAAATTCAGTGCACACATGAGAATTATGTTTAATGCTGAAGAAATAAAAATGAAACCTGTTAAAGGCAAAATTAAGCTTTCTCATCACCGCGTTAAGGGTGTGCTTGAATGGACCGAATAA
- a CDS encoding endonuclease domain-containing protein, translated as MSYKQHMHPTVSRAELQLFQALSNTGLTGGMVTQKPIILRSTIPDFCWVEKRKVVYLDGIPVHRKDRQIENDKEITELLELQGWEVLRVPYDPPLTNKALAEIMQTIKRFLGVDEEDTL; from the coding sequence TTGAGCTACAAGCAGCACATGCACCCAACAGTCAGCCGAGCAGAACTCCAACTCTTCCAAGCCCTATCCAACACTGGATTAACAGGCGGAATGGTCACCCAGAAACCCATCATCCTGCGATCCACCATCCCCGACTTCTGCTGGGTCGAAAAACGCAAAGTCGTCTACCTCGACGGCATCCCCGTCCACAGAAAAGACAGACAAATAGAAAACGACAAAGAAATCACCGAGTTACTGGAGCTTCAGGGCTGGGAGGTACTACGCGTCCCATATGACCCCCCGCTTACCAACAAGGCGCTCGCTGAAATCATGCAGACCATAAAACGATTCCTCGGCGTCGACGAAGAAGACACCCTCTAA
- a CDS encoding FAD-dependent oxidoreductase: MSGNTEKYDVIIIGAGPAGLTAAIYSAWLGLKTVVLESAASGGRAFLAPKIENFPGFPEGITGSELVDKMTQQAQRFKAEIRLNEEVVALEAEGKVKSVISRNGTYQAPAVIITTGTQRRKLRVPGENDFLGRGVSYCAVCDGPLFRGRSVAVVGNSVEAAVDAEALANLAAKVFVVSQEPQLEINGEQLNRLKINPNVQILMGKLTQISGEHSVSAVTLLQYPNMQEAQLTVQGVFIALGSVPLTAIVAKAGITTDRNGCLMVDRTQQTNVEGVFAAGDCTCGGMQVVTAAGEGAMAAMKTAGYIRRKAE, translated from the coding sequence ATGAGCGGCAACACCGAAAAATACGATGTTATTATCATAGGCGCTGGTCCCGCTGGGTTAACCGCAGCCATCTACTCGGCTTGGCTGGGGCTTAAAACGGTTGTTTTAGAATCAGCTGCATCCGGCGGCAGAGCCTTTTTGGCTCCTAAAATCGAGAATTTCCCAGGGTTTCCCGAGGGCATCACGGGCAGCGAACTTGTGGATAAAATGACCCAGCAGGCCCAGCGGTTTAAAGCTGAAATCCGCCTAAACGAGGAAGTCGTGGCGTTGGAGGCGGAGGGCAAGGTTAAATCGGTGATTTCCAGAAACGGCACCTATCAGGCGCCAGCCGTAATAATAACCACGGGTACCCAGAGGCGCAAGCTGCGGGTGCCGGGGGAAAACGACTTTTTAGGGCGGGGCGTCAGCTACTGCGCGGTCTGTGATGGACCTCTTTTCCGAGGCCGATCCGTTGCGGTGGTGGGAAACAGCGTCGAAGCAGCCGTGGATGCTGAAGCGTTAGCTAATCTTGCAGCTAAAGTTTTCGTTGTAAGTCAAGAGCCGCAGCTGGAGATAAATGGAGAACAGCTAAACAGGCTAAAAATCAACCCGAACGTCCAAATTTTGATGGGGAAACTTACCCAAATCAGTGGGGAACACTCGGTTTCGGCAGTAACACTTCTGCAGTACCCAAACATGCAGGAAGCCCAGTTGACTGTACAGGGCGTATTCATAGCGTTAGGCAGCGTACCCCTAACCGCCATCGTGGCGAAAGCAGGCATAACCACCGACCGCAACGGCTGCTTAATGGTGGATCGCACTCAGCAAACCAACGTGGAAGGCGTCTTTGCTGCGGGGGACTGCACATGCGGCGGCATGCAGGTGGTTACGGCGGCGGGGGAGGGCGCGATGGCGGCTATGAAGACGGCAGGGTACATCAGACGGAAAGCGGAGTAG
- a CDS encoding winged helix-turn-helix domain-containing protein has protein sequence MTANKRSKVDIYSAILDSLLLEQCKTGKASPTRIAHLANLPYNRFQKQLEKLIKAGMVNRTDDGLSVTEKGINCLNEIRKANDFLRRMGLYP, from the coding sequence GTGACGGCGAATAAGCGTAGTAAAGTCGACATTTACTCCGCTATTCTTGATTCCTTACTGCTTGAACAATGCAAAACAGGAAAAGCCTCACCGACCCGTATTGCCCACCTCGCAAATCTTCCATACAATAGATTTCAAAAGCAATTGGAGAAATTAATTAAGGCAGGTATGGTTAATCGGACAGACGATGGCCTCTCGGTAACAGAAAAAGGGATTAATTGTCTCAATGAAATTCGAAAAGCAAACGATTTTTTACGGCGCATGGGGCTTTATCCATAA